The sequence TGTTCCGAAATTGGCGGGTGCCTTGCCTGAGCCCATAACAAAAGCCCAAACCATTCATGATCAAAAAGACATTAAAAAGGAACGGAAATGGAGACAGAAATTAAAATCAGAGGATACCATACAGACCTGTATCAGCATGTAAATAATGCCCGGTATCTTGAGTTCTTGGAAGAAGCCAGGTGGCAGATTCTTGAAACGTACACGGACCTTGCGTCGTTTATGAAAAAGGGTTTTTTATTTTTTGTGGTCAACATCAATATCTCATATAAAAGCCAGGCCAGGGTTAATGATCTGATCCGAATCCGATCAGGGATGAAACAAATCGGAAATAAAAGCGCCGTGGTCCGCCAGAAGGTGCACAACCTGACAACCGGACAGGTTTGTGTGGATGCCGATATCACTTTTGTTGTCTCTGACATTAAAGGGAAAGCACTCAAGATCGAAGGCGAGGTGCTGGAGACGGTTAACCGGATTCCGATGTTTGAAGAATAGGCATCATCAAACCAAATATTATATTTGACACATTTTCTGGCCTGTTTCCTTTTTTGACAACACCCACACAGACAATGGATTTAGCCCTAACTCGCCTTTTTCGAGACACTCAATCAGCGGCAGAAGTATATATTAACTTTAGTCTTGCCTTTCGTTGCCAGAGATGTTTAATCTCCAATTAAATTGATTTTAAAAAGGAATTATCTATATCCGTATAACATTCAAAATATGCATGTTATCCCGTTAGATAAGTGGCCATGAAAGATAAACGGAAACCACACAATTACTTGTTATGTGTTTTTTGATATAAATGTTAATATTTATAAATGATACCAACCAATTGAAAGAAGAATGGATAAAGAAGCGGGCATTGCTTAGTTCAAAGTCCGTATATACAAAGTATTATGCAGTAAAAGAAAATAACCAAGAGGTCGGTTTCATTTCAATGGATGTAAACCCAAAAGTCATCTACTTGGTTTTGTATGAAATATTTGTTCCAGAACATTTGAGAAATAATGGTTATGGTTCGTTGCTTCTCAGAGAAACAGAAATTGTGGCTAAAAAACTTGATTACCGTAAAATAACAATAAATCCGGTTCCTTTTGAAAAAAATATCTCCAAATCAAATCTTATAGCTTGGTATCAAAAGTATGGGTATTCGCAAATGGAATCAGGTACAGGGGAACTTGAAAAGGCAATTTAACGAATCAATCAGACTTAAAATTAAATACTTATGAAAATCAAAATGTTAAAAAACCATTCTAAGAATTGATGAATATGATCAATATATTTACACCTGTATTTGAACCTCATTACTTTGATGTCAAAAGATATTCTTGGTTAATTGAATATCCCAAAGAAGAATATGATCTTGTTGAATTAACTGAAAATATTTCAGAAGGTAAAATCGGCTTACTGATCGGTACGTTACTTGAATTCAATAATTCAGAATTGGATGATAATTTTCTATCAGCACTTACCCAAAAAGATGAAATCAGTTTATGCGGTGGATTGAGAATATCGAAGTCTGGAAAATTTATTAACCCGTCCTGTTGTTCAGATTTTCAAGATTGGCGAGAATGGGAGTTATTTTTGAATGGTGATATAAATGGTGTATGGCTCGGTCATGATCCAGAACCCTGGGTAGAAATGGATAATAATGAAATAAATATATGGTCTGACTTAGATAAAAATCCTTCCAAATTCAAAATTTCATCAACAATATCTGAGATTGAATTTTCGCTAAAAAAAGTTGAGATTGAGTTATTATCTGTTTCCAAAATTATCGATGATTGGGCAAAAAAAAATTTGAATACAGAATATGCAAAATTTAAAGATTCAATTGAAAAATATCTAATGGTACGATAAACACATAACCCGGCGCTGAACTCGGACGCAAAAGGGTTCCGGTCGCTATCGCTCCCTCCACCCTTTTGCGCCGGTTAGCTTGTCGTTAGAAACCAAGCAGGGAAATGATGGAATACGATACTTCTGACTGGTCAGAAGCCTCAATTAAATTTGAAGCGCAAGGTAAAGCGCCTAAGAGATACGGTGAAGGGGTCTTTCGTTTCGGCGCCGCAATGACTTTGT is a genomic window of uncultured Desulfobacter sp. containing:
- a CDS encoding YbgC/FadM family acyl-CoA thioesterase — its product is METEIKIRGYHTDLYQHVNNARYLEFLEEARWQILETYTDLASFMKKGFLFFVVNINISYKSQARVNDLIRIRSGMKQIGNKSAVVRQKVHNLTTGQVCVDADITFVVSDIKGKALKIEGEVLETVNRIPMFEE
- a CDS encoding GNAT family N-acetyltransferase, whose translation is MKEEWIKKRALLSSKSVYTKYYAVKENNQEVGFISMDVNPKVIYLVLYEIFVPEHLRNNGYGSLLLRETEIVAKKLDYRKITINPVPFEKNISKSNLIAWYQKYGYSQMESGTGELEKAI